CCAGCAGAACTTCCCAAAAGTTTATATGGATCCATCGAACCCTTGATGTTAACTCTGAGTTCGCTTGTTGGATCCACCCAATAGAGACGAATGAAACCATGCATCATATTCCTCAGTTTGTCCCAGATGCCCAATTTCGGACTTGGATCCGTCTTTGGCTTGCTAAGCTTATCAAATGAAATAGTCAACTGTCTAAAGGCAGCGGTCAAAGATTCTGCCCAAGTAAAAGAGCTCGGTCTGTCGGTCCGGATTCGTCCAATCAACTCTCCCAATACTTTGAGCGTCGAAAGGGACCTTGGAACAGTCAATGCAAGATACTTATCATTAACATCTTTTTGACATCCAGGTAAAAAGGCTGTGTAGACCCACCGTAGTTGCTTCTCTGTGAGAGCCAAATCCTCATAGAAACCCATATTACCCTCAAGGACAAATGTATTCTTAGTACTATATCTCTGGGCTTTAGGGATGTATGCTATTGGAATAGGGTAATCCTTTAGATGGACCCTCAATCTACTGGTATGCAATGAGGCATGAAACGATACAAGTGTTGAAAATTTGGTGTCCAGGGGAACACCAGCTCCTACCCTATTAACCCAATTTATCACTTGGCCATCATCATGCGAGAGTCGAGGTTCTTTGAGGATCAATTTTAAGTCTTCCAGAAAAATCGAAAATAGTGGAGGATCATACTGGATTTTATTAAGATTGGAGCTGAATTGCTTCGAGCATTCAGATGTATTCACAGCCAATCGATGGAGGTATCTGATGTTCTCATCAACTagcagtttcttcttctctttgtatTCATTGACCGTGGCAATCCACGATTTAGATATATTCATTGCCACCCTGtacatcttcttcgatAGAccaggaaaaaaatgtcTCTCGGAGTCCATAAGCCAAGGTTCTCGTAGAAGTTGATCGATCTTCTTACGAGCAGGGTCatcagatgaagatttcGATTTCAATGCCTCCGCATAATTCTcaaatttcttcatcttggcCAACCGATCTCTCTGCTCAAGAAGGCCAAGCTGATAAGTCATCGCCAATTCGCATTCAAAGGTATCGTCGTCAAACAAAATTGATAGTAGTTGGGACTTAATTTCTGTAtgtttgaagatggtaGGTTTGGAGATCTCCTTAGGCCGAAGCTTAGTCTTCACCTCGTTACTCTTTAGAATAGTGTGCATCTGCTTAGTGAGTTTCACTGTTGATGAAATACTATCAAAAAGACGATGAACGATGAAATTAAACGGTATATTGACGATGATCCTATCAGTAGAAGCATCAATAACCTTTTCgtctttctctgcttttAAATTGTATTTGACTaccaaatccttcaatccAACCGATCTGTACCACAAAGTATCTTCGGTCATCACGCAAAATCTCACAAGCTTCATTCCAACAATTAATGGATTCGCCTCCAAGGAGATATCTGTTCTGTATAAATCCAGTCTTATCTGAAATTCCGTAGCCAAAATGACCTTCACCTGAATCTCCTTGATCCTGATATGAACGTCCACTAAGTCTGAAATTTtgaccttcttcaatggcttcttgttcgtcttcgtcttcttctttttctttttagaCACCTCAACATCCCCTAATGTATTATTGAAAAGATAAATTGATGACACTACCAGGAAATGCGCAGCTAAAGTGTAGTTTAAGTAAGCCCTATCGCAGTTTCCATAAACTAGAAATTTTTGTGGCTTCTTTACAGCATAAACTCCCAGCGTGGTCTGTGGAACCGTTATGATCTTCACCTTGCCCCTCTTATCATCGTACGACAATTTTGTATACAGTGCACGAATCTTTATGAAGTCAAAAGTGGATGTGACAGCCCAGTAGTAATCTTCAGGTTGTAGCACGTCATTATCTACtctggaagatgaatcgTCATCAGAAGAGACCTTAGCCAATGCTCCGTCATTGTTGTTTAGACCAATATTCAGTCTAGTCAAGTGATATAAAAGGTAATTCGAGTCCGAATCAAAATGATGTTTTAATTCCTCGGGTAGTTGCTCGGAAACAAGAACATCACGAGGCATGAATATAGATCGAGCTCCTAGTTGTACAGTGACATCGTCTATACTGACATTGGCAGTTCGAAACCAACCGGGAAGTTTTTGAAATAACTTGGCAGGATTAAAAGGTTTCTTGTTCATTAGTCGTATATCATCAGCTATAGCGGATAGCTCGGCATTAATTGATAGGTTGTCTGTGACAGAATTTACGATGGAACGAAGTCCATTGAGACATCTGACATCAGTCAAGTTCAAGTTAGCAAAGCTGAAATTGCCAAAGACTGATACTTGAAGTTTGGAAGTGGCTCTAATAGTAGCAGAACTCTTCAACTGagcatctttcaaagtagCAACACGTTCCGTGTACTTTCCCCTGCGTCTTCTATAATCAACATGAACATTCGGTGTATCTAAACGAGCCTCAAACTCTGTCTGGTTCTTATTCTTGTCAATCTGCAGCTCAAATCCACAAACTGAAGGAGTGATGATGAGCATATCTGAGAATCTCGACCCATCGCCTTTGTCGTTCTCGTCGGCTACTTTTAGAATAAAAACGGGTTTTTCAATGAGTACTTTGAAAGCTATCCACGGGCAGGACTTCAGAACGTAATGCACGTAGACCCTAAGAAATCTTGCAAAACGAGAGGTCTCGTCGGAAGTGGCAGTTGTGGCCtcgtatttcttcttttgcttctctACAATCATTCTATTGTTGGAATTTTCACGCTTGGAAATCAAGATGTCCATTTGCTCCGTCGTAAGATCGAGGGTGAGTCCAATGATGGTACACTTAAATGAAATCACAGTCTCTCCTTGCTTCCCTTTAGTtctattgagaagaagtttgagaaCATTTGTGGGAGCCGTGGTGTGTGCGGAAATGGTTAGATTGGACAAGGAGAGGACTTCAACTATCTTTTTCTGTCCGGAATATCCAGGAAAGCGTGAGAAATCCATAGATATGTTCATGCTGAGTACAGAGAAAAGTAATTGGATAGGCAGATCGTTGGCAGAGAATCGTAAGTCGTATCCAACTTGGTTAGGCAGCAATTTGGATGCATTAAAGTTCATTGCACGCATATTAAACTGTGCCATCACTACTCCGTCTGCTTTGGGATGATTGTTAGGGTTATCCAAGATGTTGTCAATAGCCGTCTTGGAGCCAAGAGGAATGTCAAATATCTGCAATTGGTCTGTAGAGATGTCAGCATTACTAAGGATACGAAGAATAAGACCATACCTGAAGAGCCTACGCCGTGTAGAAATTGGAATATCGTCAACATCTGAAGGAAAAGGGCTTTCGTTTAGATTGGTCTTTCTAGTTCCATTTgtggaagaattggaagcTTTGGTAGAGCCTATATCCTCAACTGTGGCCAATCTCCTTGAAGCACTCATCAATTGAAGCACTGAAATTTTGGTTAATGCTGTACTAATGTTAAACTGAGAGCCGGAAACCAAgcctttcttcaaatcaatgaagaagtttgctGTGATCCTTCCTTCAGCCATGAATTGTGAGATTATCTCACTGCTTTTCACGTCGTACATAACCAACTCCTCTAATTTCAGCTCACACATCCAtgaactcttcttttcaattgAATGGAACGGAAGTGACATTTTCCAGCCATTCTTTGAGTTTTTCGAATCTATGTTTGTGATAACTCGTAGATTGTGCACCCTGAAGCCTATGTCATCGGGTAATATTAGTCTTATATCATCGATTAAAACAGAACAGTTGGGAAATGAGGTTAACAGAAgtctcatcaatcttctaAACTTGTTATTGTCCGTATAGATCTTCACAGGCATCGAAGGATCAAACAAGTTGTAAAGAGTGTCACGTGCTGGAAATTCACGTGACTTGaaagacgatgatgagttGTTATCAACAAACTTATCTGTCAACTTGTCTACTAGCTTATCTACCGACTCATCTGCTGACTTTTCCTGCTTGTTTTGGTCCTTCTGCAATACAATGCTCCTTTCAATGATGATCTCACCCAATTTTAGAGTGACGAACTTTCTATAACGAGAAAATGGAGATAGCCTGAGCTTTATCTTACGAATTTGAACATTTGTATCGTCGGTTTTTAGGAGACATCCGGTTAGTGATAGATTGAATGGATTGAAATAACCTATCCATACTCCAAATATGATGAATAATATCCAGCGGACAACGTATTGAGCTATTAATGCGACCAAGAGGTACTCAGCAATAGTAGAGTATGAGGGCATCACAGCAAAAATGTGATGGTGTAGAGATGCACAATTCTCAAATGAATGATGAGtaataaaagaaaagggaaCTATACTTAAAAATCTATTGTTGCTACAGCCTTACCGGTGTCCTCTGTACATAAGGAAACGACATTGTTGCTTATGTTGACATTATCATATTTAACATTATGAAATTCAATAGCGACGCGTCGATGGAGAAACAAACGAAAAAGGCgttaaagaaagaaaaaaaaaattttcagccTGAAAATTTAAATCAACTAAAAAAATTCAAGGGGAGAAAATAAGGCATAAAAAAGACGGtgagaaaaaggagataGAGGGCACCTGTGCTGTTCTTGTTCCTTATTTTATAAGCATAAACGCATTAACAGAGGACAAGATTGTTTACAAGATGCCTAAGAAAGCTATTAAGATGGACCTTGGCTCCTTTTTAAAGGACGACAAATTTGGAGGAAATTCGTGGGCTGATGACTTTGACCCCAACGACCTTAGTGTTGATTTGGCAGGTCCTGGTGGATCCCTTGAGATGCCTGGTGGTTCTACGAGTTTCAGTGGAGCATCTTCAGGACCTAGTGGTGGTTCTGATGACAGATTCAGAAGAGACagagatagagaagagtaTCCAATTCCTGACGACCCTCCATTCACTGCAAGAGTGACGAATATCCCTagagaaatggatgaatcCAAGGTGTATGATTTCTTTGTTGAAGGATTATCATTGGCTACTCCAAAGGATGATATCTCTGATTTTTATGCTCCTAAAGACAGTATGACAGGTGATTTGAGGGGATTTGCGTTTATTTCGTTTGGGAAACGTGAACTACTCGAGAAAGCATTAGGATTATCAGCTTCTCCTTTAGGAGGAAGAACCATTTATGTTTCTGTTGCTGCTCCTGATAGAAGAGAGCATGGACCAAGAGGTAGAATGCCTAATGAGCCAGAGGCTGAACTGGATTGGGGTGCTGCCAGAGACTCTCGTGCTGCTGTTCCTGAGAGGCAAGTGAGAGGAGATCGAGGAGAGAGAGGATTCGGTGGAGATCGAGGAGAGAGAGGATTCGGTGGAGAGAgaggatttggaggagaCAGAGGAGATAGACCACCTAGGGAGCCAGAGGTTGAACTTGATTGGGGATCTGCCAGAAATACCCGAGAGGCTGTTCCTGAGAGATCAACGAGAGGATATGGAggagacagagaagatagAGGCAGCCGAGGATTCGGAGGCAGCCaaggatttggaggagacagagaagatagAGGCAGCCgaggatttggaggagagAGAGGATTTGGTGGTGATAGAGGAGACAGACCTCCTAGAGAGCCAGAGGTTGAACTCGACTGGGGATCTGCCAGAAATACCAAGGAGGAAGTTCCAAAAAGGGAGAGAAGTGATAGAGGTGAAAGAAGGATGTGGAGTGATCGTGGAGAACATAGTGAACGTGGTGAACGTGGTGAGCAAGAAGAACGTACTTACAGaccaaaaagagatgaacCAGAATTGGATTGGAGTACCGCACGTAACAGTCAAGCCAAGGTTGAAAGGCCGAGTAGTTCTAGCCATGAGGGAAGTTACAGACCACCAAAACATTCTGAGGGTGAATCCAGATGGTCTTCTGCACGTGAGACTCATTCTGAGTTACCAGAGGGAAAGACCTTTGCATCCAGAGAGTCTGGTCGCAGAGAAAGAGTCAAGAAAGACGAGCCAGAACTTGATTGGTCGAATTTCAGAGGTTCTGGACTGAAGGATTTGGCTGCCAAGGGTAAGACCAGATCTGCTAGAGGCTCTAAACAGGGTTCTAAGAGATCTACACGCACATCGAATGAAACTAAGGACacgaaagagaagaaggaaccGAAGGAACTGAAGGATTCAAAAGAACCAAAGGAACCAAAGGACAAGAAGGACAAGAAGGAGGTTAAGAGTCATGATGGTTTAAAGAAATCGCGGTACCAGGTGTTGATgaatgaggaagaagataagcTCGAGCAGGCCACTGAGCCTGAGAGGGTCGCTGAGCCTGAGAAGTTCGCTGAGCCTGAGGTCGCTGAGCCTGAGGTTACTAAGTCTGAGGACTCCACTAGGTCTGATGCACTTGCCGCTGCAACCGCTTCGTTGTCTTTGGATGAAGGTTGGAGTGTTGCTAAATAAGATGTTTAACTAATTAATGGTAGAATATTTGATTATGCCTAGTAAATAATATTACACGATACTAGCAGCATCATTAGGATCCTGTTGATCTTCAGTTGGATTGGGATGAAGTACTCTCctatccttcttcttctggtaGAACCACACCACGAAGTAAAAGTATAGGTCTATTCGTTTGATGCCCATAAGTCTCCAAAAGAATCTTGAGTACCATTTAAACATCTTTAAAGTAGCTCTATAGGCAAGCCGGTCGATTCCAGCCACATCTATAGTGTTGAACGGGTGAGCCAGTAGAATCTCGCGGATTCTCGGGTTAATATCGTTGATATCTGGTAATGGAGGCGAATCAAACGATACtgatatcatcttctggtaGTATGTGGTATCTGACTCTGTAGTGTTCATGTATCTTGAGATACTACCCAGGTCGTATGTATTTGTGGATGTTTCCTGATCCTCGACATTTTCAGCCTGTTCAGCCTGTTCAGCATCCTCCCCGTGCTCCTCGGCATGATCCTCGACATGTTCACCATGTTCAGTGTCCTCCCCATGCTCCTCGGTATGATCCTCGACATGCTCCTCAGCATGttcagcatcagcatcagcatcaacatcagcatcagcatcaacaTCAGCACGTTCAGTCCCCTTCCCAATATCCACAGGACCATCTGTGTTGTACCTACCTAAATTAAAAAGCTCTAAACAACAAAGTAACGTCTTAGCTTTGAATTGAGTTGGTTTGTGATAGATTATCGGTGACAAAGGAGTTCTATCCATGGTAAAAATACTGTCCAAGTCCCTATAGTCAGGATTTCGGGTCTCCCGAACCACCGCTGGTTcagaagcaagaaaatCGTGTTTACAAGTTGGACAACAACCCCTTCTATTGGTAAGCCAAGGATCAATACAATCAACATGAAAAACGTGACCGCACGAGAGTCCTCGCACTTCATCCTCGTCCGCAAATGACTCCAAGCAGATGGTACAGTCGCCTGATGTGAAGTGCAGAGGAAATTTATGATATTTCTGCTCGGTAATATCTGACTCTTTAAGCTGTTTGGGCGTATTCTTCTCGTTCGCCTCATTGCTAAGAGATGATGCTTGAGTAGTACCAGAAGTTCCCTGTTGCATGTGCATCTCTGTCACGTCGATCTCGGAATCGGTATCAAGTTGATCAGCATCAACTTCGCCgatatcatcaatttcatcgGTTTCGCTGACTTCGCCGACTTCGCTGACTTCGCCCACTTCCTTAACCTGTGGCCTGTTGTCCAGCGACAGCCACTCAATATAAGTCAGTGTGGGAAACAAACGATCCACCT
The sequence above is a segment of the Brettanomyces nanus chromosome 4, complete sequence genome. Coding sequences within it:
- a CDS encoding uncharacterized protein (EggNog:ENOG41) translates to MPSYSTIAEYLLVALIAQYVVRWILFIIFGVWIGYFNPFNLSLTGCLLKTDDTNVQIRKIKLRLSPFSRYRKFVTLKLGEIIIERSIVLQKDQNKQEKSADESVDKLVDKLTDKFVDNNSSSSFKSREFPARDTLYNLFDPSMPVKIYTDNNKFRRLMRLLLTSFPNCSVLIDDIRLILPDDIGFRVHNLRVITNIDSKNSKNGWKMSLPFHSIEKKSSWMCELKLEELVMYDVKSSEIISQFMAEGRITANFFIDLKKGLVSGSQFNISTALTKISVLQLMSASRRLATVEDIGSTKASNSSTNGTRKTNLNESPFPSDVDDIPISTRRRLFRYGLILRILSNADISTDQLQIFDIPLGSKTAIDNILDNPNNHPKADGVVMAQFNMRAMNFNASKLLPNQVGYDLRFSANDLPIQLLFSVLSMNISMDFSRFPGYSGQKKIVEVLSLSNLTISAHTTAPTNVLKLLLNRTKGKQGETVISFKCTIIGLTLDLTTEQMDILISKRENSNNRMIVEKQKKKYEATTATSDETSRFARFLRVYVHYVLKSCPWIAFKVLIEKPVFILKVADENDKGDGSRFSDMLIITPSVCGFELQIDKNKNQTEFEARLDTPNVHVDYRRRRGKYTERVATLKDAQLKSSATIRATSKLQVSVFGNFSFANLNLTDVRCLNGLRSIVNSVTDNLSINAELSAIADDIRLMNKKPFNPAKLFQKLPGWFRTANVSIDDVTVQLGARSIFMPRDVLVSEQLPEELKHHFDSDSNYLLYHLTRLNIGLNNNDGALAKVSSDDDSSSRVDNDVLQPEDYYWAVTSTFDFIKIRALYTKLSYDDKRGKVKIITVPQTTLGVYAVKKPQKFLVYGNCDRAYLNYTLAAHFLVVSSIYLFNNTLGDVEVSKKKKKKTKTNKKPLKKVKISDLVDVHIRIKEIQVKVILATEFQIRLDLYRTDISLEANPLIVGMKLVRFCVMTEDTLWYRSVGLKDLVVKYNLKAEKDEKVIDASTDRIIVNIPFNFIVHRLFDSISSTVKLTKQMHTILKSNEVKTKLRPKEISKPTIFKHTEIKSQLLSILFDDDTFECELAMTYQLGLLEQRDRLAKMKKFENYAEALKSKSSSDDPARKKIDQLLREPWLMDSERHFFPGLSKKMYRVAMNISKSWIATVNEYKEKKKLLVDENIRYLHRLAVNTSECSKQFSSNLNKIQYDPPLFSIFLEDLKLILKEPRLSHDDGQVINWVNRVGAGVPLDTKFSTLVSFHASLHTSRLRVHLKDYPIPIAYIPKAQRYSTKNTFVLEGNMGFYEDLALTEKQLRWVYTAFLPGCQKDVNDKYLALTVPRSLSTLKVLGELIGRIRTDRPSSFTWAESLTAAFRQLTISFDKLSKPKTDPSPKLGIWDKLRNMMHGFIRLYWVDPTSELRVNIKGSMDPYKLLGSSAGFTLSFKDDICWQINDPKREFDRDFLMVSAKRVIWAIPNYLSEPLPCWCSPKLVYLAADPENVIIQSMYGYYLNQSCLYEPDSEFTGKLAFSSRKAYMKININLTGTVTVKLSFVFERRLPDGTRTSKFKPHYKNVLCHPDYVGKDVDHYDSYEGFRSNYIHMGFTLKTEDSSMNSIHLTPESLSVFMKWFKLFSNNMATPIRNGKLWESRSKSVKFSRHLFTFKFLFIVEPLYLYHGYRIDLSDPDSNEIIGMKARVSKFELDLHMRKEPMVEENLLLERQKQIMHMKFNVGVLVFDHVDLRAVNAEFSKKGVEDDDDDGSESSSSGESVQFSIFDNDEDWIDIGDYSEVGLHGLDDFNLKGKVLPLLDSTLLRYSMHRTTKSDFGNEDSHECQVSHFHLVDTNFNNVLEAQDLELKWNCEVRDTVFQYLREVAYRDSYRFSTNFKAMRLVQQRLSAADNSEDTQSAKFENVEKYTVENFDAELREVDDFLPDLIPIDFFLVRLSNLQIQMINNDFSDSMLLLSTSNIDLQVVKIQDATRLNRVGSTSLEMRMGTIFESADISVMYKKDVPNSHDGHIYGSTSNWPVFNDSDGTYSKILARNKILSKVQIIFRYDKMSSTIENDSKRDHIFLDVPSFETAIDSDACVAISSLVVNLLIYSEPEMKKMNQMVRKMVLATDFSNLQRIYDRSTHLTDELMTLGAIRSSLGSMESLRDDIQEPYLKLRKEISRCILELFVYTRTLISGGKGNEQISGDSCKFEMLVTAKQFTVNMKMEDKEFLTLKIEDSMFRRLEMTNGSTQNVLKVRTINAWNRDSNIMFPELLTRYQAGENHKYDDSMIAVHWSMGPAVGGIRVIKKMKVFSQPLKLEVEEKTGRKFQKFLFHDDGEEEEEGEDEDEDKDDIMLSAITSTNTTVSSSTMKSKRHRYPTHALHEIMNLHSENVGADEMVKRAKNYFNINHFTFDNLTICISIYGKGKLRILNVNRFVLRLNSFRLDNRMLTLAQLVNAIESHVLKSLLKHSGKLVTNKLFTRSRKRISNRAAN
- a CDS encoding uncharacterized protein (EggNog:ENOG41) translates to MPGPIRLVVTLVSLLVFASLSASASTSALASTSTSTLTKIMSTSSSTSTGSFSSSSSSNFIGSKPSTVLFFVALCIGVSIALLFIFFTFRYLIRSRYGMYIPSPGYAGSLFELGPGARYNMSPLGPYMAGDGLNYMGSIPSQDRFGGAHHLPSSRPKKMSQEEVDRLFPTLTYIEWLSLDNRPQVKEVGEVSEVGEVSETDEIDDIGEVDADQLDTDSEIDVTEMHMQQGTSGTTQASSLSNEANEKNTPKQLKESDITEQKYHKFPLHFTSGDCTICLESFADEDEVRGLSCGHVFHVDCIDPWLTNRRGCCPTCKHDFLASEPAVVRETRNPDYRDLDSIFTMDRTPLSPIIYHKPTQFKAKTLLCCLELFNLGRYNTDGPVDIGKGTERADVDADADVDADADAEHAEEHVEDHTEEHGEDTEHGEHVEDHAEEHGEDAEQAEQAENVEDQETSTNTYDLGSISRYMNTTESDTTYYQKMISVSFDSPPLPDINDINPRIREILLAHPFNTIDVAGIDRLAYRATLKMFKWYSRFFWRLMGIKRIDLYFYFVVWFYQKKKDRRVLHPNPTEDQQDPNDAASIV